The Streptomyces sp. NBC_01268 genome window below encodes:
- a CDS encoding diacylglycerol kinase, with protein sequence MTSEITLFVNPTAGRGRGAHAAQPAARAFRDAGFSVRTVLGHDADDALRRAREAVEGGTGALVAVGGDGMVSLALQAVAGTGTPLGVIAEGTGNDFARSLGLPLRDPAAAGRVAAEALTATGGRPLDLGRVDAGAPGTRAEGDGRWFGTVLASGFDSRVNDRGNRMRLPLGRFTYDLAILAELATFRPVPYRLVLDDGTALETEATLVAVGNGPSYGGGMRICADAVMDDGLLDVTVVGDCGRAELIKVFPRVYKGTHLDHPKVTVHRVRSVTLDAPDTTGYADGEPLGPLPLTVRCVPGALKVLAPRPDDLRSEAPRSQARR encoded by the coding sequence ATGACCAGCGAGATCACGCTCTTCGTCAATCCCACCGCGGGACGCGGCCGGGGCGCGCACGCCGCGCAGCCGGCCGCTCGCGCGTTCCGGGACGCCGGCTTCTCCGTCCGCACCGTCCTCGGCCACGACGCCGACGACGCCCTGCGGCGCGCCCGCGAGGCCGTCGAGGGCGGCACCGGGGCCCTTGTCGCCGTCGGCGGCGACGGCATGGTCTCCCTCGCCCTCCAGGCCGTGGCCGGCACCGGCACCCCGCTCGGCGTGATCGCGGAGGGCACCGGCAACGACTTCGCCCGCAGCCTCGGACTGCCCCTGCGCGACCCCGCCGCGGCCGGCCGGGTCGCCGCCGAGGCGCTCACGGCCACCGGAGGGCGTCCGCTCGACCTCGGCCGGGTCGACGCAGGGGCGCCCGGCACCCGCGCGGAGGGCGACGGGCGCTGGTTCGGCACGGTCCTCGCCTCCGGCTTCGACTCCCGGGTCAACGACCGCGGCAACCGGATGCGGCTGCCGCTCGGCCGCTTCACGTACGACCTCGCGATCCTCGCCGAGCTCGCCACCTTCCGGCCCGTCCCGTACCGGCTCGTCCTCGACGACGGCACGGCGCTGGAGACCGAGGCCACCCTGGTCGCCGTCGGCAACGGCCCCTCCTACGGGGGCGGGATGCGGATCTGCGCCGACGCCGTCATGGACGACGGGCTGCTCGACGTCACCGTCGTGGGGGACTGCGGCCGGGCCGAGCTGATCAAGGTCTTCCCGCGGGTCTACAAGGGCACCCACCTCGACCACCCCAAGGTCACCGTCCACCGGGTCCGCTCCGTCACCCTCGACGCTCCGGACACCACCGGGTACGCCGACGGGGAGCCCCTCGGCCCGCTGCCGCTGACCGTCCGGTGCGTCCCCGGCGCGCTCAAGGTGCTGGCGCCGAGGCCGGACGACCTTCGATCCGAAGCCCCGCGATCCCAAGCCCGTCGATAA